Proteins co-encoded in one Cytophagales bacterium genomic window:
- a CDS encoding amino acid permease → MFSAKYNNYSFSFYTATSIVVANMIGTGVFVSLGFQVKDLTSGFAILALWFLGGAISLFGAFAYAELGAAKPRSGGEYHLLSVIYHQSIGFLAGWVSCLVGFAAPLAAASIAFSWYLLSSLKSSLLLTDISENTHLIFTSKFIAISIIVVLTAVHSFHKKIGASFQNIMTAFKILVILLLILLGIFHNKHTNIDFTLNIAALNEMITPAFAISLFFVSYSYSGWNAVVYIAGEIKNPSKNIPLSLISGTILVSFIYIMLNFVFLYTIPIKEMSGQIEIGYLYGYKLLGPQIGNLTGLIIAFLLLSTMSSLIITGPRVTQVMGEDHKLLKYFSRKNKYQVPSRALLIQCLISVFYVITSSFEQIIIYIGFTLNLFTLLTVAGVIINRIKHPDIALPYKTFGYPITPIIFIVISTSILIFGLLYKPYESLAGLIITFSGFIIYFADKYLNKNLKIF, encoded by the coding sequence ATGTTTTCCGCAAAATACAACAATTACTCTTTCAGTTTCTATACAGCTACTTCAATTGTAGTTGCCAATATGATTGGTACGGGCGTTTTTGTAAGTCTGGGATTTCAGGTTAAAGATCTTACTTCCGGTTTTGCAATATTGGCTTTATGGTTCCTGGGTGGAGCTATTTCTTTATTTGGTGCATTTGCCTACGCAGAATTGGGTGCTGCTAAACCTCGATCGGGGGGCGAATATCATTTACTTTCAGTTATTTACCACCAAAGCATTGGTTTCTTAGCGGGCTGGGTTTCTTGTCTGGTAGGTTTTGCTGCCCCACTTGCTGCTGCTTCAATTGCGTTCAGCTGGTATTTGTTAAGTTCGTTGAAATCTTCACTACTATTAACAGATATATCAGAAAACACTCATTTAATTTTTACTTCAAAATTTATTGCAATTTCCATTATTGTTGTTTTAACTGCTGTTCATTCTTTCCATAAAAAAATAGGCGCTTCATTTCAAAATATCATGACAGCTTTCAAAATATTGGTTATTCTGTTATTAATTCTATTAGGGATTTTTCATAATAAGCACACGAATATTGACTTTACATTAAATATTGCAGCATTAAACGAAATGATCACACCGGCATTTGCCATATCACTTTTCTTTGTTTCATATTCATATTCGGGCTGGAATGCGGTTGTATATATTGCAGGTGAAATTAAAAATCCTTCCAAAAATATTCCTCTAAGCCTGATCTCAGGGACTATATTGGTTTCATTTATATACATCATGTTAAATTTCGTTTTTCTTTATACGATTCCAATTAAAGAGATGAGTGGACAGATTGAAATCGGATATTTATATGGTTATAAATTATTAGGCCCACAAATTGGCAATCTCACGGGTTTAATAATTGCTTTTTTGCTGCTTTCTACGATGAGTTCATTAATCATTACGGGGCCACGGGTTACCCAGGTTATGGGAGAAGATCATAAATTATTAAAGTATTTTTCACGCAAAAACAAATATCAAGTACCTTCAAGGGCTCTTTTAATACAATGTTTAATCTCTGTTTTTTATGTTATTACATCTTCATTTGAACAGATCATTATTTACATCGGCTTTACTTTAAATCTGTTTACTCTTTTAACCGTAGCGGGAGTGATCATAAATAGAATTAAACATCCTGATATTGCATTGCCTTATAAGACATTCGGTTACCCAATAACACCAATAATATTTATTGTCATTAGTACCTCG